TCCACGATTTACCTTCATAGAGGTTGGACAAAGGACAAAAAACTAAATGGCAGTATCTCCGTGTTCTCCGGTCCTGATTCGAATCCCTTCCTGAACAGGCAGAACAAATATCTTTCCATCCCCGATCTTACCAGTTCTGGCAGTGACCCTAATAACCTCGATCACTTTATTTACAAGGGTATCTGGAACCACCAGCTCTATCTTGATCTTGGGAAGAAAATCGGTTATATACTCTGCACCGCGATACAGCTCACTATGTCCTTTCTGACGGCCAAAACCTTTGACTTCGCTAATGGTCATTCCCTGAACTCCGGTCTCACTCAGTCTATCTCGCACTTCATCTAATTTGAAAGGTTTAATAATGGCTTCGATCTTTTTCATAAGGGTTTATCTCAACCCATCACAAAGGGCACAAATAAGATCCCTAGAACCCCCTCGTAGAGGGAGACCTGGAGCAAAGCGAGAATCTCCGGGTCTCCTTTCCGTATCTTCTCTGTACCTTTGCGATGAGAGGAGATTGAAGGGGCACGGCGCGCCGTGCCCTTACTTTTACATCTCGGCCTGGACTAATTTTTTATTAACGTGGGGGGGGAAATCAGCCACCAGTCTTTTCTTTTCCTCTTCTGTTGGGATAGGGGGTTGGTAATCGGTATACCCTTGAACGCCCATTTCTGGAACATCCAATCCCTGGATTTCAACTTCTACAGGAACCCGCATCCCCATCACAGTATCCAGAACTTTGAAGAAGGCATAAGCCAAAGAGAAGACCACGATAAAATTGGTTAAAGTTCCTATGATTTGGGCTATGAACTGGCTGGCATCTCCGTAAAAAAGACCTTTTACAGTCCCGGGAATTCCATTCCATCCCTCTCCATAGGTTCCATCGGCAAATAAACCCAAACTTAGAACACCCCAAGCCCCGCAGGTTCCATGGACAGAAACTGCTCCAACCGGATCATCCACTTTAAGGGTTTTCTCTATAAAGAACACGCTCCACACCACCAGAACTCCGGCAACCAATCCAATAAAGACCGAAGCGATACTATTGACAAAGGCGCAGGGGGCTGTAATCGCAACCAACCCGGCCAACATGCCATTGGCCATCATGCTGGGATCGGGTTTACCATAGACCCACCACATATAAAGAGTGGCTGAAAACGCCCCGGCTGCCGACGCCAACATAGTATTCGTCGCAATGACCCCAATTCGGAGATCTGTACCGGCCAAGGTACTTCCAGGGTTGAATCCAAACCAACCGAAAGCCAGGATGAAGGTTCCGATGATTGCCATAGGGATATTATGGCCCGGAATAGGGTTAGGAGTTCCATCCTTTTTATATTTTCCCAGGCGAGGTCCTAAGATCATAGCTCCTGCCAAAGCTGTTACCCCGCCCACCATGTGAACCACAGAAGATCCGGCAAAATCCACATGTCCATGACCCAGTCCAAAGTTAACCCCTAACTGTGAGAGCCAGCCTCCACCCCAGACCCAATTTCCAAATAAAGGATAGATGACCATGGAAATGAAAAATCCATAAATCACAAAAGGGGCAAATTTCCACCGTTCTGCCATAGCCCCCGTAGGAATGGTAGCAGCGGTATCCATGAAAACCATCTGAAATAAGAACAGGGTAAAGATACCTACATCATAGGCATCTCCAGAAAGAAAGAATCCTTTGAGCCCGAAAAGCCCAAAGGGTTTGCCAAACAGGTTGATCGTCACCTCATGGTCCAGGGCCGAGGCTCCTCCCAGGGTCGCCAGAGGTCCCAGTCCTCCGAACATGAAGGCAAATCCGGCAATCCAGTAACCTAGCATGCCTATGGCATAGATGAGAAAATTCATGGCCATGGTATGGGCAACATTTTTCTCCCGGGTAAATCCTGTTTCAACCATGGCAAATCCGGCCTGCATGAACATAACCAGAAAACCGGTAATCAGGGTCCACACGATATTAATAGCTATTTTGTTATGTCCCACAACGGCTCCAATTTCCTCTAGAGTGGGTTTCCCGGGTTCTTTGGCCGGAATATCTTGAATGGTTCCCGTAGCGGTCCCGGCCGGGTCCCCAGCCCAACCTAAAATAGGAAAGACCAGAACCCCCAGGAGTAATAAAAAACTCAGGTAGATGACCTTTCTCTTTCTAGATTCTTTCATAATTCTTCTTCATGATTATTTTCTGCTCATGGCTTCTGAATACCTTTTCTGATGAAAAATGAGGCAAAGCTATCATTTGATGAGTAATAGAAGCCGAAACCCACAACAAAACCACAGGAACGAATCGTCACCCGCAATGACATCCCTGACAGATTATTCTCAATTCGAAAAGGTATTATCAGGTCTGCCAGCCATCAGCATGGGATAATCTATGATAATACTTTGACCCGTTACTTAATCTCCCACC
The window above is part of the Candidatus Limnocylindrales bacterium genome. Proteins encoded here:
- a CDS encoding P-II family nitrogen regulator gives rise to the protein MKKIEAIIKPFKLDEVRDRLSETGVQGMTISEVKGFGRQKGHSELYRGAEYITDFLPKIKIELVVPDTLVNKVIEVIRVTARTGKIGDGKIFVLPVQEGIRIRTGEHGDTAI
- a CDS encoding ammonium transporter encodes the protein MKESRKRKVIYLSFLLLLGVLVFPILGWAGDPAGTATGTIQDIPAKEPGKPTLEEIGAVVGHNKIAINIVWTLITGFLVMFMQAGFAMVETGFTREKNVAHTMAMNFLIYAIGMLGYWIAGFAFMFGGLGPLATLGGASALDHEVTINLFGKPFGLFGLKGFFLSGDAYDVGIFTLFLFQMVFMDTAATIPTGAMAERWKFAPFVIYGFFISMVIYPLFGNWVWGGGWLSQLGVNFGLGHGHVDFAGSSVVHMVGGVTALAGAMILGPRLGKYKKDGTPNPIPGHNIPMAIIGTFILAFGWFGFNPGSTLAGTDLRIGVIATNTMLASAAGAFSATLYMWWVYGKPDPSMMANGMLAGLVAITAPCAFVNSIASVFIGLVAGVLVVWSVFFIEKTLKVDDPVGAVSVHGTCGAWGVLSLGLFADGTYGEGWNGIPGTVKGLFYGDASQFIAQIIGTLTNFIVVFSLAYAFFKVLDTVMGMRVPVEVEIQGLDVPEMGVQGYTDYQPPIPTEEEKKRLVADFPPHVNKKLVQAEM